The genomic window CCTCCTCGTACCCGAGGGGTTTGACCTCGTGACTGCGGATGATGTAGTCTAAGCTGTTCAGCTCCAGGAACTTTTGCGTCACATCCGGCCCAAACTGGATGGCTACACCTCGCTTGCTCGGGGCTCGACCAGGCTGGGGAAAGTCAGTGTTTAGTGATGTTTTTTACTGGTAGATGCTTTATTCACTCTCTCAAGCACAAGTAGCTAGTCTACCTAGAGTCCAAAATATAAAAGTTGTAAGAGCTATCTAGATACTAGAATAAAATTAACCTATTCTGATTATACATTAGACTTGTGGGTTCTGTAGGAATAATTTATAAGTACTGTCAACTTTCATAATCATGCAGGGTAACCATAAATAATTCATAGGGACATGTGTAAGCCAgtggccccatgtatgagggagcttatgGTGTATAAGAACCAACaaaaaaacccaacacactcattgagaagagtagggtgcttggctgaaaactaTTATCAAAGATTACAACTTAAGGCAGGTGGTCATTGTAGATTAAATCAACAACAAAGTTCTGCTCACCAGTATTTGAGGATCTGACCACAACAGCTCACACATCACACCTGTAGAAATAAAAAGACACTCAGTCTGAAGCTTGGTTCACATCATGCAACAATTTGACATTCACGACCACTTTTCAACACATTCgtcattatttcacatttttcaccTCGATGATAAAAAAGTTCACAAGAGGCAAGCTTCTCATTTTCATACCACAGTGACTCTGAAATACACAATCGCAATAAGATGTAACCAGAGATTTGAAAGAACATTTTTCTGTTGAGCGTCTTTGACCACGCTGAACATGATCATGAGATCAAACCAAATCTAACTTGAGAGTCCATCCCTGTGAGCGGATCAAACATATCAGCCTTAGGCAGCTTGTAAAGAACTATGGTAGCCATGTTACACCTTACGACAGTTTACCAGCTAAGTAAGACAAGGTGAAGCAAACCTGAGTCTGGAGGTTGTCTATTCCTGTCTATCTGTTTGATTTCCTCGAGTGTGACATCGTCTCTACTGAAGAGTCCTCCATGCATACACTGGGGACCGACACAAGAGATTGAAGGAAAATCTCAGTATTGCAACTCTAACAGTAACCCTTAAACTTTATGTGACTGTATAGCTCACAAACAAAGAACACATAAAAACTTATGAAGTTAAAAAACACTTGAGCTACAGtctattgaaatgcaaatcaaggcCACTTAAGTGGGTATATCATCGGGCCGTGCCTAATTGCGGAAAACTGAAAAAGACGTTCCCAAAGTGGCTTAAACCAGCAGCAATCAGTGCCAATTTGTTGCTTGAAAGTGCAAATTGTTTGGaaatcaaaaaaaaattgcaattagCAAAACGGTGCAAATGGGTGCCATCACTGTAAGTGCAAATCTCTCTTTGATTAATCTTAATCATTGCATATTGATTTTAATTCAGTGCTATATAACACTGATAGTTCCAATAAAGTCATATAAAACTAAAAGTGAGGATGTGACTTTCTGGGTACAGCCATGTTCTTGTCATGTATTTTACCCACGAATTGGAAAATTGGCGAAAACCTTGTCACAATTTGGTGCCATTAGGAAGCGTCTGGTGAGATAGTCCTCCTTGACATGAAACTGAGTGAAaacaccctacatgtacatgtatgaagcaGAAGACATAAAGTTTTACCAGGATCTTGCTATTGATACAGTGTGTGAGCGGTAGTAGGTTAGAGTTTTACCAGGATCTTGCTATTGATACAGTGTGTGAGCGGTAGTAGGTAAGAGTTTTACCAGGATCTTGCTATTGATACAGTGTGTGAGCGGTAGTAGGTTGTAGACTTCTGTGAAGAGCTCGGCCATCTGTGCCGAGTACTTCGTCTTGACCTCTCCCTCGAACCCGTACATCTGGTTCATCGTCTCCGTCTCGTGGTTACCTGGGGAAAATGGAGGATAACAACGCTGGACTTGATTTGAAAAGACGGGTAAAAAGAATAGACCCAAATTAACCTTTAAGTTTGCATGCATAGCTGCAATCACTTAGAAAGTATATAAAAATTCCAACTGGCTAATTCTTACCCGATGATACTTaactgtaacaaacaaacaaacaaagtctagcctaactacattttgtaatttgcGCGACTAGTGGCCCACCTGTCTAACTGGCCCTTATAATTAGGGAAGGGCGCCAATTAGCCCCTGGCAGTGAGAGactgtgtaacacaggctacctcATCCCAGCCTAACGGTTACTTTAGTACTTCATGTTACATGCTTGCAACGTCCTGTTATGATCTATATAGTTATTACTTACCCCTGGCCATGAAGAAGCTCCCTGGTGCCAACAGTTTCCACCCAAACAGCACCAGGATACACTCCACGGAGAACGAACCTCTGTCCACAAAGTCTCCATTGAATAACTGACACGACAGTCAAGTCTTCTCTTACCATATGGtgaaatttcaaagaaaatttgTAAAGAGTAGTTTGATTATATTCAAATAGACTGAATTGTCTAACCACAGACCTTTCTCAGTGACATCCCTCCATGATCCCCATTCTACTGACCCCAaatctactgtaaattcatgtatttttgcAATAGGAGGGGAAAGGGTTTTTTTGCAATGTTCTAAGTTTGTGGTTGTCATAATTCTGTCCTACACTAATACAATGGAAAGTGTCACATATTCGTGGTGTTGTGAATTCACAATGGAGACTTACAGTAAAAGTCACTTAAACAAAATGAATAGAATTCTTCccttacatgacattgtgcagtCACTGTATATTGAATTATGGAAAAATAAAATCTGGAGCTCATCaaaacacatgtaacgttacagggaaAAGAAAGTATACTAAACTCTACAAAAGATACATATGGATTTTCTTCACTGGGGTTTCCATTCAGTTTGAAGATGTTCATAAGATCATAATACTGGCCATGGATGTCACCACACACTGTGAACTTGGAACCCTGGAAAGAAAACACTTTTCAGTAGGCAATACAAAATATGGTCCTATCACCATCATATCACACTCAGTCACAGTAACGTCCACTCTCTACCGGTAGAGTTTTTACAAGCCACACATATAGTATAGTTGACGTTTCGACCGAAAACTAATGATTCTAGTTTCCTTTAAAGAGAGACAGAAACTCACATCTGGTATTTTGATGTCCACCAGAGATGGCTGCTGCTCAAAAATTTCTTTCACATCAAGTAAAATCTAGTGTGAGGAAAAAGAGAAGCATGTCAAATTATACAATATCATTGTGAACGTCTATTAGGAGTATAACATTGAGcaagataaacaaaaacaaaatgaattaaGAACACAACAGCTTAAATTACACACATGGTACATGATAAATGAAGTAAAAATATCACAAATCACAATAATCTTCACATTGCATAAATGTGCAAAAACAGCTGTACAGTTGTACGATAAGTTCAGCGGAATACGGACCTTGTAGGCATATTTCCTGTGAAGTTTCTTCTGTGCCTTGAACCACTCCATCAACTCTTCCATGAACTTGACTGTCACCTTCCCATCCTCTAACGCAGGGCCGCTGTAGTCGTCCTcaatgtctgaaaaaaaaacgggttaaaatttctctttttttcattgaaaaatctCAGACATACTGGTAACAATGTAGACGAGGTACATGCATTTTTCTTACCGCCATCGGGCCTAGGAAATCGTTTccagttacccgaccgaccctaacAGAGACCTGACCTTACCCATGATCCCCTTCAGTACTGGAACTGTGAGGTGGCTTATTACTATCTATCACCCTCACCCAAGTTCAACACAcgtaaggtaacagttactcaagcaactgtggatagattttggaaacagtcgaCAGTCATTGCAAGTCACTAAAGAATGGTACAGGATggtacctgaaatgtctgaccatctggCAGATCCTTTTacgtggatgtctaaccttcattgaagtATCATCAGCTCAACATAGTTAGAAAGTCTGTGTATGTCTCAACTCACCCATGCTCTCCAGGTTGATGGATTCAGACACACACTTCTTGACGTCGTCTACTCTGATGGCGCGTTCAAACGCCTGCCTCTTCACAATCTTGTTACACTCTGTGAACTTGGACTTCGCATCTTTGTCGTTCGGACGAACTTTCACCACCTTTAATGGGATGAGCAAAAACTGGATTATCTGATATCCTTTTTTATTGACGAAACAATTTTAGTACCCGTCTTTTCATCTTGTAAAATcagtaaagaaacaaaaagaacagaaaacagTGATAGAAAAGTGGacttactgtttcaaaatcctTCAGTGCTATCTTGAACTTTCCAATGGCCATGTTTGCTGAGGCTCTCCTGTAGTAACCCTGCATGGGAAGAACAAAACATGTCAGCTCAAAATTTGAGTTCAAAACTTTAAAGAGGTGCACACATCAATTTCCGTCCGCTtccaaaaaaacattttcaaccatTCTTTAAATCCTACAAAGCAGATGCAAAAGGAGCAAATATATAGTAATCTACAGATAGATACAGGCTTTAGAAGCTTAAATCTTTAAACAAATCAAAGCAGCACACCTTGACGTACGAACTGTCGACTTCCAGTGCTTTTGTGGCATCTGACAGTGCGTATCCGAAGCACTCTGTGCGTAGATAAGCGATGCTCCTGTTCCCGTAGTACGCAGCATTGTAAGGGTTGAGGTCGATCGCTCTGGTGTAGAACTCTATAGCCTTCTCGTGGTCTTTGTCTGAAAAACAATCACATGACATGACACTGTACCAGAATATAATATTGCAGAATGTAAAAATTTTGTTCAGcaattttaaaatattttctgcaaataaacAAGCCTCCATACTTCAACCTTATGAAACTGATATAGCCTACTTATTTACTTCAAGTCTATCTTTGCAACATTGCAGTGatcattctttattctctcaatCTATCTTTAATTTCTACCAGCAAATTTTGAACAGGAATAAGATACATGACTTGTGTTTCATACCTACATAGTTGtacaaaaattaaacaacctgccTGATAGgaggaacaaggacattatacccTTGCCAAGAATAATTGTTCTGATGCGTAATAAGATTGCACGGCCTGTGACAAAAATGACAACCATGGCCCAAggaaaaaatataaaatttcaaaaatcaaacTAATATTAGTTATTACTGGTTGCATTAAAAAGCATCACACAAACCTTGATAGGCTCattcggccccccctcataaATTCCGAACGTTAtgttgtatcatcaccaaatttgcagggagtgatgtacaCGTGAAGTTTCATGATTCATGTAATTTTGGTGAGGTAATGatgtaatatgacgtaattatgacgtcatagatgtgattttattggctaaatagggaattcccataatatctaaaggtattacaCAAAATAGTGCGTtctattgattttaaggtatgccaagacatatGACGTCAGTTgtgactacgttgacgtcaaaatgacgtcgaagaatgacgtcatgtgttgttagtgacccgctgggatccgccatcttggatcggccattttgaaattttttaaaattcattttttccaCTTCTGACCCCAAATAAccatcaaaatagactaaaaacactagtctgaatgtttctggttaagaaaattgccaatgtgacgaatttgaaggtgaaaaagcctgtttataccgaaaataatgatcatgtccgccatcttggattttgagcgatgacgtcatcaaattagcataatttatgaatatcaaatcatgacagttacatcaaatcacatatgatgtaagaaatgtaggaaactagtgtagttgagcaagaaaacattggaaacaactatgtttaaatcgaaattagtgaaatttgcataaaatggctCTCCataaacccgttgccatggcaacacgaaaaatgataaacttatacttttctcatgatattgttgccaactaaattttaggaaaagtcaccaagtttggttgtcctaccatacgtcgtttggcagttatacgatgtcaaaccccccggtctagatagggttaagttcGCAGTCATCGCAAAAACGGGGAAAATTTAAAGAATTATAGTAACTTAAAACAGCTGGAAGGAATAAGCTATCTATCAATCTGTCCTACTGTAATTCTAAAACGATTCTGTAAAATAGCAATAAATCAACATTTCTATAAACCACGAAAAAATACTCAACATGCCAATATATAATAATTGGCCTTCTTCACCGATGAATCCTCAAGGTATCCTCAAGGTATGcatgtttttatatatatatactgttcgACTCTCAGGTATTTTTGGTTCCCAAGGAATTTCATATGCACTGACGTCATCATTCTAAAACTCGTATCCGTCTGACGCTTGACACAATTATATTAAAAGTAACCAACATCGTCGAATGAAGATGTGTTTTAAGTGAAACGACCTTGGATATTGTGTGGTCTTGTCTTAAAGAAACATCAAGAAATTATCCACGTTCTGTTATCTACCTCGCCAtggtgaacaacaacagagCATGCCAGTCTGATCGCACTACAGACCGGCGACAAGTTTAGCGTTCTGCGGTGATCAAACAGCTGTCAGACTACGAGGATAGCTCATATTTAGATTCACCTTTGAAATAAGAGTTTGCCTGGTTCTTAAGTTCCTCGGCTGTTCTCCTCACCTCGTCGGTAAGATCGCTTTCCGATCCCGAGACGGGTTCCTTTTCTGTGGGCGCCGCCATTTTTCGCTTTACCCAGTATTCCGTGCGCGAGTTTGGGCGAAACCAAGTTTGAAACGGGGAGGGATGTTGGTAGCAGAGAATCGTAATTTTATATAAAGATTTTATATGCTATTTCCGTATACTATTTCCGTACTGACAGCAAAGATCTTTTGATCCTTCCATGATCCTTCTGAGGTTGAAGTGACCCAAAGCCTATGTCACGTGTCACGAGACCTGAACggacgtgtgacgtcagcaacgggaCAAACGTGCCCAGCTGGCAGCAGGTGTCGGCCTCCGTCTCGGGCCGGATGGTTCATCGTTCATGGGCTCTGGTGCGAATAGCCTCTTTCACTCCCCTTAGAACGTAATCCTGCTCTGTGCCCAATATTCTAGCTTTATCAAAAGTCACAGAATACCCGGGGATTAACATTCTATTTGAATGTGCTGAGCGAGTTTGTTCACTTTATAGCTGGGTCTGTGTTTTGTGAATCGCCGATATTCGAATTCCGAAGAAGCACTACCTGGTGGTCTCCTCGCAAACTGCAGGTCACGTTGATCTTTATGAAGTACTCGTTGTAGGTAAAAGTTTCACGGTGACTTCTTGGCCCGTGAATCACTGTGTATTCTAGGCTGTGCCGACAGACTTGTTTTACCGCCAACTTAAAAAGCCTCATTTTTCcttctaccgcgaaatcaaGTTCCCGCGAaaacaaatgaatttacagtgtaaATGTTGAAGTACCGGTGAtttaatgtttgcggtttttgcagtaAACTTTAAAACAGCCGAGAAAATGCGCAATGAattttctgtcttctgcccacctaacACCTAGTCACCCgcgaactaaaaaaaaacatcgggAACGACTCCATTTTCTCACTACGGGTAAATCAaattgccgcgaacttaaagtcCTCAATAACAGTAATCGTATTTATAAATAATCGTTTCTGCGCCACTGGATCAGTAGCGAACCCCCAATGAACGCTGGTGCTCCTAACGTTAGGGGGTCTGTAAAGGACGCTAGCTGATATGATGATGTAGTGTCCGAAACACACTCACATATActtactgtagatcttgaaatgttgCGTTGGTTTTATTATCACGGCAACCAATCATGAATTCCGTTGTTTATAGCTGTGCTAGAGAATCGTCTCCACTCGAAATAACAACACcttgaaaacctcctttcctcaCTGACATGGAATACCCGTGGAAATAAATGAATCTACGGTACCtgattcaatttgtgtcctaacatgtgtcatcgactattatatttcaaaatctaggtatcttgtttttttcggcccttcttgtttttttttcgcactctcgcattagattgagggtctccaaaggacgtcatcctcagaaattacttggtgcagccttataccatcatgggcaggaactacattgggtattcatatgcaatgaaacaccttagactgtcaacgtttacgacatatttgccaatttttggcatgttgaccaccgtcggagggcaatcaatttttttttttttcgaaatcaggcgaaaattaatgagcgcgatgatgtcatccataaaataacttgctgtggccttatgtgtGTTCTCAAGTTTATTTTAATGGATTGGTATGAATTTCGGTATGTGGGTGGTTATAAGTCTTATGAATAAATACATATCATATCATCTATCATatcatagcctggatgccagcccCCCAATCTCTAGAAATAGAATATCTAACGTCCCCACAGAGATTAAAAGGGGTCTGGCATTTGTCGAATGACAGCGAGTGACAGAGGAGAGACACTCTTAGAACAACACCCACGAGACGAGCCATCCGATTGGCTGATGATGAGACAACGCCTTCGCAACACTGTCTTGTCATTGGCTAAGTAAAAGGCGTGCAATCTACCAAAAGTCCGGGTCATTTGGGGTCATCTACATATGAAGGAAGACACTAGACTAGTGTAACAGTGGGCTGTTTCTGCCGGATTTCTCGCTGACGCTGTGCATAATTTTCAGAATAAGCTGGCTGAAACGATGCTAGCGGCGGGACCAGGCCGTGTGGCGATTGTAAACTCAGGTGAGCAGGGACGGTGTCACATTtcagtgttgatttctttgtttagATGGCGCGGAAAAAATCGATGGGGCCCGCGAAAGGTTTGGTATGATAGTAGTGACGTCCAACAGTAGTTGGGGAGTTGTGTTGACATCGGGAAGACATCAGTGTAGACTGATGTAGGTATTGCTCTTtctaattacaggtttgcatagCAATTTAATTTTGCTTTTAAATGTTGTCTTTCTAGTATTTATTGCTTTTACTAGAGGGAGTAGTTTAAACTCATCGTCACATCTACCATAATGCTCAAAGTTGCACCAACAATGACATCACTGTCAAATTTGTAGTTTCGctgaatttgttttttttgggggggataACTGCACAGAGAAGAGAATGATGGACATAAAGAGGCCAATTTAAAGTAATTCCATCGTTCAAATGTTTATGGTCACCTtctctcatgttctaaaaatttGAATCAGGTAAAATCATATTCATGTTATATATTCCAAATTATGACTGAGACTTATACTAATACGTTGccatcagcccccccccccccccccctccctggCAGACAACTTCAGGTCAGTTGTTAAGATGTACTGGTAAGTAAGTGGTCAGTCCAGGTAGTATCAGTAATTGCTGCCCTGATATGAAAGAAAAACGGGTTTATTGTTGGATCACTGAGTGTCTGAGCTCTCAAGGGACAAGCAGGTTTGTGTAAatgtgaccccccccccccccctcatgaCTGTTGTGGCCATATGGAATGAGAGAAAGGAGAGGGGTGATAGAGGTTGTAGTAGTAGAGATcattttctatgcattgttagttcatcatcatcataatgccGCTCCACTTCTGTATCCACTGACGGGCAGTCTGGTTGGCCTCACGTAGATCGTCGTCAGTGCATGTAGTTCCAAGTTCACAGTtctaccaaagaccaaaacgacaattctagacagcttcctcaactcaattcttaccggtccgaggcatgattccaaccggtccgaggcatgattccaaccggtccgaggcatttccaaccggtccgagatacatttccttacgtgccgcggtagaattctaaccgctccgcgatacatttccttacgtgctgcggtagaattccaaccactccgcgcccgtgagaatttcctcagaccggtaagaattgagttgaggaagctgtctagaattgtcgttttggtctttggtacagTTCTGTTGAAGGTGCTATATAGTTTGGGGGTTTACCCCGCAGGGGCAGGCTGCACTTGATCATGAAGCCTTGCCCCATCTCAGCATGTTGTCGGTCCTTGCTACCTTAGCTTGGCTCTGTTGAGAGTGACCCAGTCTCTCCTCGGTAGTCTGCTCCTGGGGGAAGTAATTACATAATGTATCGCCAAATGATGTAAATAATTACTCTCGCAAAATTTCCAGTTTGTCTGATTTTGTGCCTTTTGCAATTGACATACTATTAAAGTAATTAATATTATCAGTACAGTTCAGCAGCATCTCAACATATGGTATAATGTTCAAACACAGAGCAGTACAACACCGTGCAGCACAACATGGCACTCAGAGCATAGCACAGCAAAACCACCCCAAAGTCATGATGTACAGCACAGCATGGCGCAGTATTACACAACACTGCATATTCAGTACAACAGCACATTTTTTTATACAACACAGCATTGCATAGCACAGCAAAAACTACCCAAAACACATATACAGCACtttacaatacaacacaatatGTACAGCACTTACTCACAGCACACTGACAGTACAGCACAACACAGCAAAGcacaacacacatgcacaacAGTTACTGCAATATCAACTTCTACTAGTAAGCATTGATATTACagttgtgcatgtgtgttgtgCTTTGCTGTGTTGTGCTGTATTGTCAGTGTGTTGTGCTTAATACTTGTGCTGTAAGTGCTGTACatattgtgttgtattgtaaagtgctgtatatacatgtatgtgtttaggGACCTAGTTTTGCACAGGACAACATAGCaatggatgtccctgtagctggcAATTGTGAGCAGCCCCACAGTTGAGGTCTGAATTATTTGGTAACTGGGAGGCCCTGGTTCAAATCtagggaagggcatcttggttgaaGCTTTACacatctttcagaagggacataaacTGGGAGTCCCTTGATCAAGGAGGCGCCCCAAGCACattgaaggcactacaacaaaCAGCATCATTACTTAGATGGgcacctactggctgtacttcggATGAACAGCTATACATACTGGTAGTGGTAGCATAGCACAATTGCAAATACACCATGTAGCACATCACTGCAGCACAACACAGTTAcaatacagcacaacacaaacacattaacaAGACACTACTGTACAAGAAAATGGCCATGCCCTACACAGCACAGTGCTCAGAGGTAGTCTGTTATTACAATGTAATGTCATTTTAAGTTCAATTGATGATTTTGAACTTCATGCATGGCACacatatcaacttttcaatttGAGTTTGGCACATTTCTATGTATGACTTTCCATTAATGTCATTGCTGTCCTTCAGGTGTTGGCTGTATCCCCGCGTGCCGGGCAGAAGCAGAGATGGTGGAGCGTCCCCTGAACGTCCTGGTTCCCTTCGCCAGTCCGCTGACCCGGAGCACCTCCAAGGGAGCTGCGGACTCGGGGTTGTACAACTTCATCTGGGACGACGCATACAACGTCGGCAGCTGCTACTTCACCAACGGACAGCGCGACATGCTGGCGTACGTGGACAAATGCAAGGCCAGAGGAGACGTCGACATCGTTCTGAGCATGACTGAACCGGCCACGGTCGTTCACGCGGCGCTAGTTCAGGAGTTCCCCCATCTGCGTGGCCCGAGTGTGGAGTCTGTCTTCTTGTGTATGAACAAATATTACACACAGAAAGTCCTGGACCCAGACCCGATACCTCATGAGGGTTTAGACTTAGACTCTCCTCATTTAGAGGAAGATGCAGTCAGAGTGGCACAGGAGATTGGCCTCCCTGCCATCGTGAAGCCCGCCTCTTCCTTACGATCTACGGGGGTAAAGAAAGTCAACACTGTGGAAGAGCTGCTACAGGCCGCACGCGACTTGCGCAAGTTCGGAACACAAGTGGTCATGAGAGAAGTGTTCGATTCCAGCCTCATGAGACACTATGTGGAAAAATATGTCGATCTCAAGAAATATCCTCTGGCGACCCATAACATGGCGGTGGTTGAGAGGTACATTCAGGGAGAACTCTTCACAGTGGATGGATGTGTTTATGACGGGGAGATCGTCCACTGGGCCATCTGTGACAACCTGTACTTCAGGAGCAGGCCAGACTGCATCCTCGGGTTTGCGAATCCGTCTTCTCTTTCCTGCGAGACGCAGTCTCGGTTGTGGCAGGCTTACGACAAAGTCCTGAACAGGATGATTCGACACGGGTTTGACAACCAGGAAGCCCACTTGGAATTCTTCCTCATGAAAGGCGGAGACTTTAAGCTGCTGGAAATCAACGCCTGCATGTCCTTGACCTTGGCTCAGCTGTACTCGCACTGCTTACCGGGCGGAGATTCGGTCCGGCTGCAGCTGGACCTCCTGAGAGGGGTGCGTCCGACCCTCCCGTGCCCCTCCGGCAGATACAGCCTCGTGGGGTACATACAAACCTTTGCGTCAGGGAAAGCCAAGGAGCTTGTAGATTTTGACGCTGTGTCTCGCGTCGTCGCGGACGGGTTAGGGAACGTGAGGATCATCGTGGATCCCGAACGTGACATCGTACAGGCGGGCGACTCGGGGAACATCCTGGGTAAAGTGACCGTACAAGGGGACGGGTTTGAAGATGCGTTTGAACAGTACAAAACCATCTGTCTTCAGCTACTGAGGAAACCTGAATTGTCTCCTTGGGAAtgaaaacagttactgttagtgtTATACTATGGGGTATTTTTTCACTCTGAAGGAAGGGTAGAAATTAGATGTACTTTATTTAGTTCGTATATTCGTATGAAGGTTCATCTGTGACGGCAATTGTCAGTTTTACACTTTATTTCCTTACGACACAGAATAATAAAGCACTCACCAACATTAGCTTTCTCTCTTTTAAACTTGTGAAGGGTCAGAAGACTGACCAAAAGCTTGTTGGAGAGTGCTGTATATTGTGTTAAGAAATAACATGTAAAACTCTTACTATGTCGTTTATACTATGTCGTTTATATTGACAATACAGAAATAATTAGTCCTTACATTTTAGTTGTTCAATATCAGATGGGCTGTTCAATTGAAGTCTGGGTGTAGTGGGTATCTATAATTTTT from Branchiostoma lanceolatum isolate klBraLanc5 chromosome 4, klBraLanc5.hap2, whole genome shotgun sequence includes these protein-coding regions:
- the LOC136432144 gene encoding serine/threonine-protein phosphatase 5-like, with the protein product MAAPTEKEPVSGSESDLTDEVRRTAEELKNQANSYFKDKDHEKAIEFYTRAIDLNPYNAAYYGNRSIAYLRTECFGYALSDATKALEVDSSYVKGYYRRASANMAIGKFKIALKDFETVVKVRPNDKDAKSKFTECNKIVKRQAFERAIRVDDVKKCVSESINLESMDIEDDYSGPALEDGKVTVKFMEELMEWFKAQKKLHRKYAYKILLDVKEIFEQQPSLVDIKIPDGSKFTVCGDIHGQYYDLMNIFKLNGNPSEENPYLFNGDFVDRGSFSVECILVLFGWKLLAPGSFFMARGNHETETMNQMYGFEGEVKTKYSAQMAELFTEVYNLLPLTHCINSKILCMHGGLFSRDDVTLEEIKQIDRNRQPPDSGVMCELLWSDPQILPGRAPSKRGVAIQFGPDVTQKFLELNSLDYIIRSHEVKPLGYEEAHSGKCITVFSAPNYCDQMGNKGAFITLNPPDLSPKFTTYECVPHPNVKPMAYANSLLASFM
- the LOC136432147 gene encoding uncharacterized protein isoform X1; amino-acid sequence: MLAAGPGRVAIVNSGVGCIPACRAEAEMVERPLNVLVPFASPLTRSTSKGAADSGLYNFIWDDAYNVGSCYFTNGQRDMLAYVDKCKARGDVDIVLSMTEPATVVHAALVQEFPHLRGPSVESVFLCMNKYYTQKVLDPDPIPHEGLDLDSPHLEEDAVRVAQEIGLPAIVKPASSLRSTGVKKVNTVEELLQAARDLRKFGTQVVMREVFDSSLMRHYVEKYVDLKKYPLATHNMAVVERYIQGELFTVDGCVYDGEIVHWAICDNLYFRSRPDCILGFANPSSLSCETQSRLWQAYDKVLNRMIRHGFDNQEAHLEFFLMKGGDFKLLEINACMSLTLAQLYSHCLPGGDSVRLQLDLLRGVRPTLPCPSGRYSLVGYIQTFASGKAKELVDFDAVSRVVADGLGNVRIIVDPERDIVQAGDSGNILGKVTVQGDGFEDAFEQYKTICLQLLRKPELSPWE
- the LOC136432147 gene encoding uncharacterized protein isoform X2, whose amino-acid sequence is MVERPLNVLVPFASPLTRSTSKGAADSGLYNFIWDDAYNVGSCYFTNGQRDMLAYVDKCKARGDVDIVLSMTEPATVVHAALVQEFPHLRGPSVESVFLCMNKYYTQKVLDPDPIPHEGLDLDSPHLEEDAVRVAQEIGLPAIVKPASSLRSTGVKKVNTVEELLQAARDLRKFGTQVVMREVFDSSLMRHYVEKYVDLKKYPLATHNMAVVERYIQGELFTVDGCVYDGEIVHWAICDNLYFRSRPDCILGFANPSSLSCETQSRLWQAYDKVLNRMIRHGFDNQEAHLEFFLMKGGDFKLLEINACMSLTLAQLYSHCLPGGDSVRLQLDLLRGVRPTLPCPSGRYSLVGYIQTFASGKAKELVDFDAVSRVVADGLGNVRIIVDPERDIVQAGDSGNILGKVTVQGDGFEDAFEQYKTICLQLLRKPELSPWE